A single window of Cottoperca gobio chromosome 9, fCotGob3.1, whole genome shotgun sequence DNA harbors:
- the prf1.5 gene encoding LOW QUALITY PROTEIN: perforin 1.5 (The sequence of the model RefSeq protein was modified relative to this genomic sequence to represent the inferred CDS: deleted 1 base in 1 codon), whose protein sequence is MQAGGYQRSNVVLFTLASLVLFEVCRVQGCRIASGSECEKAPFVPGHNLAGEGFDVVRMRRTGAYVINVKAHLADNDSCTLCPNRFQGGQIQRLPAAVLDWRPFSRCSKQLSSALHHSVESLLRSSNSLVNNNWGLGLSLDNIGKAVMGGSRSDLAKFARSQHSVDKATFAIHEISCTYYSYRLADHPRLSAEFTKHLKRLPQSLNTSQDRALYRRLIDTYGTHYIHQVQLGGKVKRITAFRTCLATLKGFSESDIKNCLNFELRMALGFLPGNVSFSNKCDNLLKGNMSMGFYQGFMTHKIEVIGGERYFPDILYQEDPSEAYQSWMSSLHDNPDVVSYAIFPLHHLVEDSQISANLRNTVTEYIKDNQLQDAPFGLKNCSPTPNLDHHCCPLRAGRGTLRLEIHRAAGLRADTFTKTDAYVKIFYNGMYEETETVMDNNDPVWNATYDFGSVELGQMLRFEVWDRDVLYNDVAGRCVVFPERGTHSLSCQLSKGVLYFTYTIKCDSHLTGFRCGRYSPNAE, encoded by the exons ATGCAAGCTGGAGGATACCAACGGAGCAACGTCGTTCTGTTTACATTGGCTTCACTGGTCCTGTTTGAGGTCTGCAGGGTCCAGGGCTGTCGCATTGCCTCAGGGTCAGAGTGTGAGAAAGCCCCATTTGTCCCGGGCCACAACCTGGCAGGGGAGGGTTTTGATGTGGTGCGGATGCGTCGAACAGGGGCATATGTCATCAATGTCAAAGCTCATCTGGCAGACAACGACAGCTGTACACTGTGTCCAAACCGCTTCCAAGGAGGACAG aTTCAGAGGCTCCCAGCTGCAGTGCTCGACTGGCGTCCCTTCAGCCGCTGCAGTAAGCAGCTTTCTAGCGCCCTGCACCACTCTGTAGAGTCCCTGCTGCGCAGTTCCAACTCCCTGGTGAACAACAACTGGGGCCTGGGCTTGAGTTTAGATAATATTGGCAAGGCAGTGATGGGAGGAAGCCGCTCTGACCTGGCAAAGTTTGCTCGTTCGCAGCACAGCGTGGATAAGGCCACTTTTGCCATCCATGAAATCAGCTGCACCTACTACAG ctaCAGGCTGGCTGATCACCCCCGGCTGAGTGCAGAGTTCACAAAGCATCTAAAGAGACTCCCACAGAGTTTAAACACAAGCCAGGACAGAGCCCTGTACAGACGGCTGATAGACACCTATGGAACACACTATATACACCAG GTCCAGCTTGGTGGTAAGGTGAAGAGAATCACTGCCTTCAGGACCTGCCTGGCCACACTGAAGGGTTTCTCCGAGTCCGACATCAAAAACTGCCTGAATTTTGAACTCCGAATGGCTCTTGGTTTCCTCCCTGGCAACGTATCCTTCTCCAACAAGTGTGACAACCTCCTGAAGGGTAACATGAGCATGGGCTTCTACCAAGGCTTCATGACCCATAAGATTGAGGTTATCGGAGGGGAGAGGTACTTCCCAGAC ATCCTCTACCAGGAGGACCCATCTGAAGCATACCAGAGCTGGATGAGCAGCCTCCACGACAATCCGGATGTGGTTTCTTACGCCATCTTCCCCCTGCATCATCTGGTGGAGGACTCACAGATCAGTGCTAATCTGAGAAACACCGTCACGGAGTACATTAAAGATAACCAGCTGCAGGACGCACCGTTTGGTTTGAAGAACTGCTCCCCGACTCCCAACCTGGATCATCACTGCTGTCCTCTACGGGCCGGCAGAGGAACTCTCAGACTAGAGatccacagagctgcaggtctgAGGGCGGACACCTTCACGAAAACAGACGCCTACGTGAAGATCTTCTACAATGGCATGTACGAGGAGACCGAGACGGTGATGGACAACAACGACCCAGTGTGGAATGCGACTTACGACTTTGGATCGGTGGAACTGGGTCAGATGTTGAGGTTTGAAGTCTGGGATAGAGATGTGCTTTACAATGACGTAGCGGGTAGATGCGTCGTCTTCCCCGAGCGAGGAACTCACTCTCTAAGCTGTCAGCTGAGCAAAGGAGTTCTCTATTTCACCTACACCATCAAATGTGACTCTCACTTGACAGGCTTCAGATGTGGACGATACTCCCCCAATGCAGAGTAG
- the mpeg1.1 gene encoding macrophage expressed 1, tandem duplicate 1, giving the protein MKAAVTLLALSLLHVCSSVPISRPTNWLRQCRAATNLSITALEVLPGGGWDNLRNIDTGRVMNLSYFQCQTTEDGLYLIPDEVFVIPHKETGVETNSEIISSWLEHKSSTSHSINADISFYSVLNGKFSTENQRMKTHQVKDSSTTARVQVRNFIYTVKAYPDFTLDARFAQQAKEIADAIENNQTRNANYLSEKMVLDYGTHVITSVDAGATLIQEDYLRSSYVSDSVSESSSVKAQAGLNFFDKLKFDISSQNTKQSSSLQTYQSNIQYSLIQSHGGIPFYPGITLQKWQESTRNNLVAIDRSGFPLHYFINTNTIPDLPQPTVGKVAVAVSQAVERYYKVNARPGCVNVNSINFNFQANIDDASCDGPATNLSFGGVYQDCIHVSSDAGPLCDALAQKNPETGDFSCRSPYVATLLRSEVRQQSYSSYDCYDQRYRCGIFHLSHCHRQVCQDNNHVRSARINTYWCSVSGKAPDNSGYLFGGIYSPSLLNPLTNAKSCPPNFIAEKFLSDGQVICVSNEYETGTSHSVPFGGLFSCQSNNPLAGDQRRCPPKFSQHLATVSDGCEILYCVQSGLFTGGQLLPIHLPPFTKPSLVSMQATNTVMVMTEGDKNWVRIGQTKAWKLAKPEEIKEFVLKLNPELNQMSSGGKAGVAFGVIGMMVLGILVTVVLVKRKRRLSGFRTARGYEEIRGEVDCDEGREREAQQDEA; this is encoded by the exons ATGAAGGCAGCAGTGACCCTcttggctctctctctccttcatgtCTGCTCTTCAGTTCCTATCAGCCGGCCCACCAACTGGCTCAGACAATGTCGTGCCGCCACCAACCTCTCTATCACAGCACTGGAGGTGCTGCCGGGCGGAGGCTGGGACAACCTCAGGAACATAGATACCGGTCGAGTCATGAACCTCAGCTATTTCCAGTGCCAGACCACCGAGGACGGGCTCTACCTCATCCCAGATGAGGTGTTTGTTATCCCCCACAAGGAGACGGGTGTGGAGACAAACTCAGAGATCATCAGCTCCTGGCTGGAGCATAAAAGCTCTACATCTCACTCCATAAATGCAGACATATCCTTCTACTCTGTGCTGAATGGAAAGTTTTCTACAGAGAACCAGAGGATGAAAACCCATCAGGTTAAAGACTCGTCAACTACAGCCAGAGTGCAA GTTCGTAACTTTATCTACACAGTTAAGGCTTATCCAGACTTCACTCTGGATGCACGTTTTGCTCAACAAGCCAAAGAGATAGCCGATGCAAttgaaaacaaccaaacaaGGAACGCGAACTATCTGTCAGAGAAGATGGTACTGGACTATGGAACCCATGTTATCACTAGTGTTGATGCTGGAGCCACTTTGATTCAGGAAGACTACCTTCGTTCCTCATATGTGTCGGACAGTGTGTCAGAGAGTTCCTCTGTCAAAGCGCAGGCGGGGTTAAACTTTTTTGACAAACTCAAGTTTGACATAAGCAGTCAAAATACCAAACAGAGCTCATCACTTCAAACATATCAGTCCAATATTCAGTACTCTCTTATCCAAAGCCATGGAGGCATACCTTTTTACCCTGGCATCACTCTGCAGAAGTGGCAGGAAAGTACCAGGAACAACCTTGTTGCTATCGATCGTTCAGGATTTCCCCTACACTACTTTATAAACACCAACACCATTCCTGATCTGCCACAGCCAACAGTTGGTAAAGTGGCTGTCGCAGTGAGTCAGGCCGTAGAGCGATACTACAAGGTCAACGCGCGGCCTGGATGCGTCAATGTCAACTCAATCAACTTTAACTTCCAAGCGAACATTGATGATGCATCATGTGATGGCCCTGCTACAAACCTCAGTTTTGGTGGTGTCTACCAAGACTGTATTCATGTCAGCTCAGATGCAGGTCCACTATGTGATGCCCTGGCCCAGAAAAATCCCGAAACAGGAGATTTCTCCTGTCGTTCGCCTTACGTTGCCACTTTACTGAGATCAGAAGTGAGGCAGCAGAGCTACTCTTCGTACGATTGTTACGACCAAAGGTACAGGTGTGGGATTTTTCACCTATCACATTGCCATCGGCAAGTTTGTCAGGACAACAACCACGTTCGCTCTGCTCGCATCAACACCTACTGGTGCTCTGTAAGCGGAAAGGCCCCAGACAACTCGGGGTATCTGTTTGGAGGCATATACAGCCCCTCTCTCCTGAACCCGCTCACCAATGCCAAAAGCTGCCCCCCAAACTTCATTGCAGAAAAGTTTCTCTCGGATGGCCAAGTGATCTGTGTGAGTAACGAGTATGAAACCGGCACCAGTCACTCGGTACCATTCGGAGGTCTcttcagctgtcagtcaaacaaCCCGCTGGCAGGAGATCAACGTCGCTGCCCTCCTAAGTTCAGTCAGCATCTCGCCACAGTGAGCGACGGCTGCGAAATCCTTTACTGTGTCCAGTCAGGACTGTTCACAGGTGGGCAGCTGCTTCCGATCCATCTGCCTCCTTTCACTAAACCTTCACTTGTCAGCATGCAAGCCACAAACACTGTTATGGTCATGACTGAAGGAGATAAGAATTGGGTCAGAATAGGGCAGACCAAGGCGTGGAAATTGGCCAAGCCAGAGGAAATCAAGGAATTTGTACTGAAGTTGAACCCAGAATTGAACCAGATGTCTAGTGGGGGAAAGGCAGGGGTTGCTTTTGGGGTGATTGGTATGATGGTGCTGGGGATCCTAGTGACAGTAGTCCTggtgaagagaaagaggaggctGTCTGGGTTTAGGACAGCTAGGGGCTATGAGGAAATACGTGGTGAGGTTGACTGTgatgaaggaagagagagggaagcacAGCAAGATGAGGCTTGA
- the LOC115014101 gene encoding protamine-like protein: MSSAVSVLPLAARSPKKRAKFQRKKTGLTVSDLILEAASASSERGGVSLAALKKALKAGGYDVVKNRARIVTAIRRLVASKSLVQTKGTGASGSFKLNKKPPTPRKKKKKPKAKRVKRASPKKAAGGATPAAKKSPKKKRKAKSPKKATRPAAAKKSKKAKSPKEVKRRVAMSTRTRAGAKK; the protein is encoded by the coding sequence ATGTCTTCTGCTGTGAGTGTTTTGCCCTTGGCGGCTCGATCTCCCAAGAAGAGAGCCAAGTTTCAGAGGAAGAAGACTGGACTCACCGTGTCAGACCTGATACTTGAGGCCGCGTCCGCGTCCTCAGAGCGTGGCGGCGTGTCCCTGGCAGCCCTGAAGAAGGCTTTAAAGGCCGGAGGATACGACGTGGTGAAGAACAGAGCCAGAATCGTCACCGCCATCAGGCGCTTGGTGGCCAGCAAATCCCTGGTCCAAACCAAGGGCACCGGGGCCTCAGGCTCATTCAAGCTTAACAAGAAGCCCCCCACACCtcgaaagaagaagaagaagccaaaGGCGAAAAGGGTCAAGAGGGCCAGCCCCAAGAAAGCAGCTGGGGGTGCCACTCCGGCAGCCAAGAAGTCACCtaagaaaaagaggaaggcAAAGAGCCCTAAAAAAGCGACGAGGCCCGCTGCGGCCAAGAAGTCCAAGAAGGCAAAGAGTCCTAAGGAGGTCAAACGCAGGGTCGCCATGTCCACCAGGACCAGGGCTGGTGCCAAGAAGTGA